In the genome of Desulfovibrio desulfuricans, one region contains:
- a CDS encoding sulfite exporter TauE/SafE family protein, producing the protein MDVEVIVVVCAWFMGGFISGVSGIGGAMFAVPIAAMFIPIQQVIILSCILNLAMDGTLTALHFRFCRVRALGPLLAGTIPGSVAGLFILQMVPGQILQGIIGVLLLVFLIWQQFFRIRQKGKESWLLGGLAGCAAGVFGAAISFDGPPVGAYGLYAGWQPRVFLGTLGVFFILRGTFTCALQAYSGLYSPEVIQYALYGFPATMMGTFCAFPVAKRVNPDAFRNILKVIIAAAAVACVYRALL; encoded by the coding sequence ATGGATGTTGAAGTTATTGTGGTCGTCTGCGCATGGTTCATGGGAGGATTTATTTCTGGAGTCAGCGGAATAGGCGGAGCCATGTTTGCAGTTCCAATAGCGGCTATGTTCATTCCCATTCAGCAGGTTATTATTCTGAGCTGTATTCTCAATCTTGCCATGGACGGGACGCTGACTGCTCTGCATTTTCGTTTTTGCCGTGTCCGTGCGCTGGGACCGCTCTTGGCTGGGACAATACCAGGGTCCGTGGCGGGCTTGTTCATCTTGCAGATGGTTCCAGGACAAATCTTGCAGGGAATCATTGGGGTTCTGCTGCTGGTATTTCTGATCTGGCAACAATTTTTTCGTATTCGTCAAAAAGGAAAAGAATCCTGGCTGCTAGGCGGGCTTGCAGGCTGTGCAGCCGGAGTATTTGGAGCAGCAATCTCTTTTGATGGGCCGCCTGTTGGCGCTTATGGCTTATATGCAGGCTGGCAGCCGAGGGTGTTTCTGGGAACGTTGGGCGTATTTTTCATACTTAGGGGAACATTTACCTGCGCATTACAGGCGTATTCCGGCCTTTATTCACCAGAAGTAATTCAATATGCGCTATACGGCTTTCCAGCCACCATGATGGGAACATTCTGCGCATTCCCTGTTGCCAAACGGGTTAACCCAGACGCATTTCGCAACATACTCAAGGTTATCATAGCTGCGGCCGCAGTTGCTTGCGTTTACCGTGCATTACTTTAA
- a CDS encoding DUF4125 family protein → MTNSNAVSIINEITAIELKMFQAVNNEGGKADCQNQPETFCAMRQVVYEVLSPHFLIAWLKDLRMAEGAGRNIMTEKYALMCGNIEMPAISQTIKDIVSCELSWLQAAAKEHPDYFDGNDADFCRYLLCELLMYSEPTLHAYAQCIADAQAAGRNMVMERLENIKKLLCSTTPHAPSLH, encoded by the coding sequence ATGACGAACAGCAACGCCGTATCTATCATCAATGAAATAACGGCCATAGAGCTTAAAATGTTTCAGGCGGTCAATAACGAAGGGGGAAAAGCGGATTGCCAGAATCAACCCGAAACTTTCTGCGCGATGCGCCAGGTTGTCTATGAAGTCCTATCACCACACTTCCTTATAGCATGGCTGAAAGATTTGAGGATGGCTGAGGGGGCTGGCCGAAACATAATGACAGAAAAATACGCCTTGATGTGCGGGAACATTGAAATGCCTGCAATCTCCCAAACCATAAAAGACATTGTTTCTTGCGAGCTGTCTTGGCTTCAGGCAGCGGCCAAAGAACATCCCGATTATTTTGACGGCAACGATGCAGATTTTTGTCGATATCTGCTGTGCGAGCTGTTGATGTATTCAGAACCAACGCTGCATGCATATGCGCAATGCATCGCCGACGCTCAGGCCGCAGGACGGAACATGGTTATGGAACGGCTTGAAAATATAAAAAAGCTTTTGTGCTCCACTACTCCACACGCACCATCATTGCACTGA
- a CDS encoding branched-chain amino acid ABC transporter permease: MLYLFQILNGLGLGMIYFLISAGLTIIFGLLNFVNFAHGAFFMLGGYFCYSLVEATGNFWIALILGPPVVSTLAWLAEKVLIHRIYHLPHTFHILVTVGIALILQELSIMIWGPVGKNIPVPAGLQGVIIFGSFAYPTYRLFLIAFTVVIGFALWYMLERTRFGGLVRAGSENAEMVALLGTNIHRLFGWTFALGVGLAGLAGILAAPIRGVHPFMGPEVLGIAFVVVVIGGMGSFVGALLGGLLVGLVQSLMSTIWPEGASLMIYGAMAAVILLRPHGLFGRA; this comes from the coding sequence ATGCTGTACCTTTTTCAGATTCTCAACGGGCTGGGCCTGGGGATGATTTACTTTCTCATCTCAGCCGGGCTGACCATCATTTTTGGTCTGCTGAACTTCGTCAACTTCGCTCACGGCGCGTTTTTCATGCTGGGCGGCTACTTTTGCTATTCGCTTGTGGAAGCGACCGGCAACTTCTGGATAGCCCTTATTCTTGGCCCGCCTGTGGTGAGCACCCTTGCATGGCTGGCGGAAAAGGTGCTTATCCACCGCATCTATCATCTGCCGCACACCTTCCACATTCTTGTAACAGTGGGCATCGCCCTGATCCTGCAGGAACTTTCCATCATGATCTGGGGGCCCGTGGGCAAAAACATTCCCGTTCCCGCCGGGCTGCAGGGCGTGATCATTTTCGGGTCGTTCGCCTACCCCACCTACCGGCTGTTTCTCATCGCGTTTACGGTCGTTATTGGCTTTGCGCTCTGGTACATGCTTGAGCGTACCCGCTTTGGCGGTCTGGTGCGCGCGGGCAGCGAAAATGCCGAGATGGTAGCCCTGCTTGGCACAAACATTCACCGCCTGTTTGGCTGGACTTTTGCCCTGGGCGTGGGTCTGGCCGGGCTGGCCGGCATACTGGCCGCGCCCATACGCGGCGTACACCCCTTTATGGGGCCGGAGGTCCTGGGCATCGCCTTTGTGGTTGTGGTTATCGGCGGCATGGGGTCCTTTGTGGGGGCGTTGCTGGGCGGCCTGCTGGTGGGGCTGGTGCAAAGCCTCATGAGCACCATCTGGCCCGAAGGCGCGAGCCTCATGATTTACGGGGCCATGGCCGCCGTTATTTTGCTCAGGCCTCATGGGCTCTTCGGGAGGGCGTAG
- a CDS encoding APC family permease, producing MSEQVKLEKTLSPMQVCALALGSIVGWGCFVLPGDMFLPKAGPLGTLYGFMIGAFLICFVAVCLSYMIKYAPVAGGAFAYAYIGFGPTAAFICGWALVIGYIAIVAIDIAALSVIFRFLFPGIFEFGPLYAIAGWQVYSGEVLLMTAGTLIFGWINYRGIGIAGKIQLILAFMLTIGIAALFAGVLALDSSQLSNLTPGFSESGTPLSCVLLIFAISPFLFVGFDTVPQAAEEFSFDPARARNIMIIAIIVGVILYAMVMLAVGMAISYPEMLAKLDAQRATGGAAWGAGEVATMAFGRFGSVVLACGVFGAVLTGINGFFIAASRLLLSMSRSRILPEWFGKIHPKYHTPYNAVLFIVIITLLTPFAGRSAIAWTVDMSSVGTGIGYLFTCLAARRVINGSVNVPSKAFKLLCCAIGTITAVLCIVLLLIPGSPALIGGAPFACLGIWIVLGFIFYSTSKKNWVSLPEEEIRMNILGSKDIAVYFNS from the coding sequence ATGTCGGAACAGGTTAAGCTCGAAAAAACACTATCGCCCATGCAAGTTTGCGCATTGGCGCTAGGCTCCATTGTCGGCTGGGGTTGTTTTGTGCTGCCGGGGGATATGTTTCTGCCCAAGGCTGGGCCGCTTGGAACGCTTTATGGCTTCATGATAGGTGCGTTTCTTATTTGCTTTGTTGCAGTTTGTCTCAGCTATATGATCAAATACGCGCCAGTGGCAGGTGGCGCATTTGCTTACGCATACATAGGTTTTGGGCCTACAGCAGCGTTTATCTGCGGCTGGGCGCTTGTAATCGGATACATTGCCATTGTGGCCATTGATATCGCAGCGCTGTCGGTGATCTTTCGGTTTCTGTTCCCAGGTATTTTTGAATTCGGCCCTCTGTATGCAATAGCCGGATGGCAGGTATACTCAGGGGAAGTGCTGCTGATGACGGCCGGAACCCTGATTTTCGGCTGGATCAACTATCGGGGTATTGGCATTGCGGGCAAAATCCAGCTTATTCTGGCCTTTATGCTGACAATTGGCATTGCCGCTCTGTTTGCAGGTGTGCTTGCTCTGGATTCGAGTCAGTTGAGCAATCTCACTCCCGGTTTTTCAGAAAGTGGTACCCCCCTGTCATGCGTACTGCTGATTTTTGCCATTTCCCCCTTCCTTTTTGTCGGCTTTGATACCGTTCCGCAGGCGGCAGAGGAGTTTTCTTTTGATCCTGCCCGTGCAAGAAACATCATGATAATCGCCATCATCGTGGGTGTTATTCTGTACGCCATGGTAATGCTTGCAGTGGGCATGGCCATCTCTTACCCGGAAATGCTGGCAAAACTGGATGCGCAGCGTGCGACAGGCGGAGCTGCCTGGGGCGCTGGCGAAGTGGCGACCATGGCCTTTGGCCGGTTTGGCAGCGTCGTTCTTGCATGCGGCGTGTTTGGTGCAGTTCTTACAGGCATCAACGGGTTCTTTATCGCAGCCAGCCGCTTGCTGCTCAGCATGTCTCGCAGCCGGATCCTTCCCGAATGGTTTGGCAAAATCCATCCCAAGTACCATACACCTTACAATGCAGTACTCTTTATCGTCATCATCACGCTTCTGACACCATTCGCTGGCCGTTCGGCCATCGCCTGGACGGTTGATATGAGCTCCGTCGGTACGGGCATCGGCTATCTCTTTACCTGCCTGGCCGCCCGTCGCGTCATCAATGGCAGTGTGAACGTTCCCAGCAAGGCCTTCAAACTGCTTTGCTGCGCCATCGGAACCATCACCGCCGTGTTGTGCATCGTGCTTCTGCTTATCCCCGGCTCCCCGGCGCTTATCGGCGGAGCACCTTTTGCCTGCCTTGGCATATGGATAGTACTCGGATTTATTTTCTACAGCACCAGCAAGAAAAACTGGGTTTCCCTCCCGGAAGAGGAAATCAGGATGAATATTCTTGGCAGTAAAGATATTGCTGTGTACTTCAACTCTTAG
- a CDS encoding DMT family transporter: protein MSLYSLKAPLAILCGAFCASTSGTAQALAPDGVTPIAVGAIRLLGGGLVLLLWGLISRNIPRPAGWPKLHVVISAAGLAGYQLFFFEACKQIGVAVSTMVAIGGCPIVVGILGWFVLKEKPARNWYAGTILALCGLAVLTLGTGSDVQFSMLGLALAVLGACSYAVFLVAIKPVLQHHDPSQIMTVIFLLGGLSLTPLLCAQPLGWLLTPRGALVAADLATLTTSLSFTLVLYGMKTTSAAVTSTLGLAEPIGAAVLGFMVLNEPCTQQTLLGLFCILAGMVFLIASSPKPSCNGSQSVLN, encoded by the coding sequence ATGTCTTTATATTCTCTTAAGGCTCCATTAGCTATTTTGTGCGGCGCGTTTTGCGCAAGCACATCCGGCACGGCACAGGCCCTTGCGCCGGATGGCGTTACGCCCATCGCCGTCGGCGCCATACGTCTTCTGGGTGGGGGGCTGGTGCTTTTGCTGTGGGGGCTGATTTCACGCAATATCCCCCGGCCTGCTGGCTGGCCTAAATTGCATGTCGTTATTTCTGCCGCAGGACTGGCTGGTTATCAGCTCTTTTTTTTTGAAGCATGCAAGCAGATTGGGGTGGCCGTAAGCACAATGGTTGCTATTGGCGGTTGCCCCATAGTTGTGGGAATTCTTGGGTGGTTTGTTTTGAAAGAGAAACCTGCCAGAAACTGGTATGCTGGCACAATCCTGGCCTTGTGCGGCCTTGCGGTGCTGACGCTGGGCACAGGCAGCGATGTGCAGTTCAGTATGCTGGGTTTGGCGTTGGCCGTGCTTGGGGCTTGCAGCTATGCTGTGTTTCTTGTGGCCATCAAGCCGGTGCTGCAACACCATGATCCATCGCAGATCATGACGGTCATCTTTCTGCTTGGGGGGCTGAGCCTTACGCCGCTGCTCTGTGCGCAGCCGCTTGGATGGCTCCTGACTCCGCGCGGGGCTCTGGTCGCCGCAGATCTTGCCACCTTGACTACCAGCCTCTCATTTACCCTGGTGCTGTACGGCATGAAAACCACATCAGCGGCTGTGACTTCCACGTTGGGACTGGCCGAACCTATCGGGGCGGCTGTGCTTGGTTTTATGGTGCTTAACGAACCCTGCACCCAACAAACTCTGCTGGGGTTATTTTGTATTTTGGCAGGGATGGTTTTTTTGATTGCGTCGTCACCCAAGCCATCCTGTAATGGCAGTCAATCTGTTCTGAATTGA
- a CDS encoding ABC transporter substrate-binding protein — translation MPSLVSRSFAADPVTLYGLKSMSGPFASYGDFAEKGSRLAVNDFGPLLGAAPKYVTIDTEGNPGRAVRKVQEAIQQQNAKYFCGCTLSSTALAVGKEVDKGAGVFITPAGADEITSTECNRATFRWTVPTYGAIQQTVRPVFEANPSAKRWYTITPQYVFGEALLTAAKNLFAELGIEHVGNSYHSTQEQEYSGYLTNAMAAKPDVLLLLGFGGNGASCLRQAANFGLKSKMTILMAWTAGLDWFQSLGPDLLDGVYLGAQYWHQVHNPCNDELVKRVREVYGINPNYPLAADYAGTKIILDAIAKVGSAEDGRAVAKAMEGMVYEGPTGTETVRAADHQVIKDYYLLRGKPKSKMKDADDLAEVISSGKSFPEGDAIMCKMS, via the coding sequence ATGCCCTCTCTCGTTAGCCGGAGCTTTGCTGCCGACCCTGTCACCCTGTACGGGCTCAAATCCATGTCCGGCCCCTTTGCCAGCTACGGCGACTTTGCCGAAAAAGGCTCGCGTCTTGCCGTCAACGACTTTGGCCCGCTTTTGGGGGCTGCCCCCAAGTATGTGACCATTGATACGGAGGGCAACCCCGGCCGCGCGGTGCGCAAGGTGCAGGAGGCCATCCAGCAGCAGAACGCCAAATATTTTTGCGGTTGCACGCTCTCCTCCACCGCGCTTGCCGTGGGCAAGGAAGTGGACAAGGGCGCGGGCGTGTTTATTACGCCTGCCGGTGCGGACGAAATTACCTCTACCGAGTGCAACCGCGCCACATTCCGCTGGACAGTGCCCACCTACGGGGCCATCCAGCAGACCGTGCGCCCTGTTTTTGAAGCCAACCCCAGCGCCAAGCGCTGGTACACCATCACGCCCCAGTACGTTTTTGGCGAGGCACTGCTTACGGCTGCCAAAAACCTGTTTGCCGAGCTGGGCATCGAGCATGTGGGCAACAGCTACCATTCCACCCAGGAGCAGGAATACTCCGGCTATCTCACCAACGCCATGGCGGCAAAGCCCGACGTGCTGCTGTTGCTGGGTTTTGGCGGCAATGGAGCCAGTTGTCTGCGTCAGGCGGCCAACTTTGGCCTCAAGAGCAAGATGACCATCCTCATGGCCTGGACCGCCGGTCTTGACTGGTTCCAGTCGCTGGGCCCCGACCTTCTGGACGGCGTCTATCTGGGCGCGCAGTACTGGCATCAGGTGCACAACCCCTGCAACGACGAGTTGGTCAAGCGCGTGCGCGAAGTATACGGCATCAACCCCAATTATCCCCTCGCAGCCGACTATGCGGGCACCAAAATCATTCTGGACGCCATTGCCAAGGTTGGCAGCGCCGAAGATGGCCGCGCCGTGGCCAAGGCCATGGAAGGCATGGTCTATGAAGGCCCCACCGGCACGGAAACCGTGCGTGCGGCTGACCACCAGGTCATCAAGGACTACTACCTGCTGCGCGGCAAGCCCAAATCAAAGATGAAGGATGCGGACGATCTGGCCGAGGTGATCAGCTCCGGCAAGTCCTTCCCCGAAGGCGACGCAATCATGTGCAAGATGTCCTAA
- a CDS encoding ErpA-related iron-sulfur cluster insertion protein (Members of this family, many of which are selenoproteins, show homology to the iron-sulfur cluster insertion ErpA that was described in Escherichia coli.) gives MFTVTIDDAMLQKLRTMLEEEDEGTCVRLREYKVGGGCHSKITLGLGMDAADEEEDVQTRIHDVPFVAEKDFLLKHGNEFSLSFSEDKGVVVTATAE, from the coding sequence ATGTTTACAGTTACAATTGACGATGCAATGCTGCAAAAACTGCGCACAATGCTGGAAGAAGAAGACGAAGGAACTTGCGTACGGCTTCGTGAATACAAGGTCGGCGGCGGATGCCATTCCAAAATCACTCTTGGTCTGGGAATGGATGCAGCAGATGAAGAAGAGGACGTGCAGACCAGAATTCACGACGTTCCTTTCGTGGCGGAAAAAGACTTTCTGCTGAAGCACGGCAACGAGTTCTCCCTTTCATTCAGCGAGGATAAGGGCGTAGTTGTTACGGCAACAGCGGAATAG
- a CDS encoding sodium:proton antiporter: MLKFQNTALALCIALLLPNAAMAEVGHPSLPGSDLSFLWAIPFICMLLSIAVMPLFLSHIWENHFGKIAVFWGMAFLVPCMIFYGYHVATYEFLHIILLDYIPFLVLLFSLFTITGGIRLKGKLAGTPGVNTCILAVGTFLASWLGTTGAAILFIRPLLRANAHRKFRAHSVIFFIFLVANIGGSLTPLGDPPLFLGFLKGVGFFWPITNLWVKTSLLALILLSIFFVLDTVLFNKEGRPCPPTQPPAMVEKFGVEGKINLLLLLGIVLAVFLSGLYPMGELISVNGIAMEGQNLLRDGLLLCIAGLSLKLTSRHTREANGFSWGPIEEVAKLFFGIFISMIPVIAILRAGPDGAFAPLVRLVSHDGQPINSMYFWLTGLLSSFLDNAPTYLVFFNTAGGDAQYLMQETPATLAAISAGAVFMGANSYIGNAPNFMVRSIAESSGVRMPGFFGYMAWSAGILLPLFGMLTWLFFA, translated from the coding sequence ATGCTAAAATTTCAAAACACGGCCCTTGCGTTATGCATCGCTCTTTTGCTTCCCAATGCCGCCATGGCGGAAGTGGGACATCCGAGCCTTCCCGGTAGCGATCTTTCTTTTCTCTGGGCCATTCCTTTTATATGCATGTTGCTATCCATTGCAGTCATGCCATTGTTTCTATCTCATATTTGGGAAAATCATTTCGGCAAAATCGCCGTCTTTTGGGGGATGGCATTTCTTGTCCCGTGCATGATTTTTTATGGGTATCATGTTGCCACATATGAATTTTTACACATCATCCTTCTTGATTATATTCCATTTCTGGTACTTTTGTTTTCACTGTTTACTATAACCGGCGGCATACGCCTGAAAGGCAAACTCGCAGGCACACCAGGGGTGAACACCTGCATCTTGGCCGTAGGCACATTTCTGGCTAGCTGGCTGGGCACCACAGGAGCTGCAATATTGTTTATCCGCCCGTTGTTGCGGGCCAATGCACACCGCAAATTCAGGGCGCACTCTGTCATCTTCTTTATTTTTCTTGTTGCCAATATCGGGGGTTCACTCACTCCATTAGGCGATCCTCCGCTGTTTCTGGGTTTTTTGAAAGGGGTAGGCTTTTTTTGGCCGATCACCAATCTTTGGGTAAAAACAAGCCTTCTTGCCTTGATTCTTCTGAGCATTTTCTTTGTGCTTGATACAGTCCTGTTCAACAAAGAAGGACGGCCATGTCCCCCGACACAGCCCCCTGCCATGGTTGAAAAGTTTGGTGTTGAGGGCAAGATCAACCTGCTGCTTCTGTTGGGGATTGTGCTCGCAGTATTTCTCTCTGGCCTTTATCCAATGGGGGAACTGATTTCAGTCAACGGGATTGCAATGGAAGGGCAGAATCTGCTGCGCGATGGTCTGCTGCTGTGCATTGCAGGCCTTTCGCTTAAGCTAACCAGCAGGCATACCAGGGAGGCCAACGGATTTTCGTGGGGGCCTATTGAAGAAGTTGCAAAGCTATTCTTTGGCATTTTTATTAGTATGATACCCGTTATTGCTATCCTGCGTGCCGGGCCTGACGGGGCTTTTGCTCCACTTGTTCGCCTTGTCTCGCATGACGGACAACCAATCAACAGCATGTACTTTTGGCTGACTGGCCTCCTCTCAAGCTTTTTGGACAACGCGCCTACCTATCTTGTTTTTTTCAACACTGCTGGCGGCGACGCGCAATACCTCATGCAGGAAACGCCAGCAACTCTTGCAGCCATTTCAGCCGGTGCAGTTTTTATGGGTGCCAACAGCTATATTGGCAATGCACCGAATTTTATGGTGCGCTCCATTGCTGAAAGTAGCGGTGTGCGCATGCCAGGGTTCTTTGGATATATGGCGTGGTCAGCAGGAATATTGTTGCCGTTGTTCGGCATGCTGACATGGTTATTTTTTGCATAA
- a CDS encoding bifunctional diguanylate cyclase/phosphodiesterase: protein MNIRTKVCLPLVVITLAVALLCLLVVARQGEKLCETSIQTMVDSKISQIELMVKTNGIHAMEMAALFSRLPEVEKAYRVAFTGDINNEASPQSQLGREMLRASFSPIIAGYAAVMGAKPQLHFHFATARSFVRLWREKQTMRGGTWVDISDDLSPFRQSVKDINADKKPVWGVEVGSGGLAIRGLAPVVSPAGEHLGSVETLVPFNPLMESLGSGKGENTLLYMNPAKRSIATQLQDTGAYPTVNDHYVLVRGTAAGIIERLISTEFLDSVADCSNWKVVGNLLITGVPVKDCKGEQIGTFIFSTDLTEQQDIIFKAGIMLLASFIFLLIVPIVVAYFVLGFAVLAPVHEMMLALNSIAEDGAILTKRLKDTAKDEIGRLAKMFNRLMDNIEAVMSEIEEYKNLINAVPDPIFGIDKSRRITIANKATELLLKKPFELFSGKFCYDCFNSSACGSIDCPIEQLTLAPKLPRSSIIDMGTEEKPYFVQPVSETLYDCRGQNKGYAVVAKNVTSLVLKEQEINKLAFYDQLTGLANRGLMVDHVRQAIAACQRQACLHALFFVDIDDFKSINDTLGHDHGDKVLQQIAARLKSVVREGDTVARFGGDEFVLLSLNLSEDMPTAAAQAEVISKKILSAMRLPLQLDTINYRCSGSIGLTLFGNKPVSVDDLLKQADLAMYLAKERGKDTAVFFDPLLQTAMMERNAMECDLKDAAMNLSQFSLHHQPQVTADGRIVGTEALLRWNHPRRGMVMPNDFIKAAEENGLIVVIGDWVLQMACAQLARWSDDPRFSHLTVSVNVSARQFCEAHFVQSVTTAVQHYGVEPGKLKIELTESQLSTNVEEIIGKMNDLKRLGITFSLDDFGTGYSSLAFLKRLPIDQVKIDKYFVMDLLDDPDDAAIAGTIMTLAGSLGLETIAEGVETMEQVEFLQNLGCQMFQGYLFSQPQPVDAFENYVRTAGHGSLQGLFARP from the coding sequence ATGAATATCCGCACCAAAGTATGCCTGCCGTTGGTAGTAATTACGCTGGCCGTGGCTTTGTTGTGCCTGCTGGTTGTGGCAAGACAGGGGGAAAAGCTCTGTGAAACCAGCATACAGACCATGGTGGATTCAAAAATATCGCAGATCGAGCTGATGGTGAAAACCAACGGCATTCACGCCATGGAGATGGCCGCGCTGTTCAGTCGGCTGCCGGAGGTGGAAAAGGCGTACCGAGTTGCCTTTACTGGCGACATCAATAACGAGGCCAGCCCGCAATCGCAGCTGGGCCGCGAAATGCTGCGCGCCAGCTTTTCCCCGATTATCGCAGGTTACGCGGCGGTAATGGGCGCCAAGCCCCAGCTGCACTTCCATTTTGCCACAGCCCGCAGTTTTGTGCGGCTGTGGCGCGAAAAGCAGACCATGCGTGGTGGAACGTGGGTTGATATTTCTGATGACCTTTCGCCCTTTCGCCAGAGCGTCAAGGACATCAACGCAGATAAAAAACCAGTCTGGGGTGTGGAGGTCGGCAGCGGCGGTCTGGCTATCCGGGGGCTTGCCCCGGTTGTAAGCCCTGCCGGCGAGCACCTTGGTTCAGTAGAAACGCTGGTTCCCTTTAACCCGCTGATGGAGAGCCTGGGGTCCGGCAAGGGCGAAAACACCCTGCTGTACATGAACCCCGCCAAGCGCTCCATCGCGACCCAACTCCAGGATACCGGCGCTTACCCTACCGTCAACGACCACTATGTGCTCGTCAGAGGAACCGCAGCAGGCATTATTGAACGCCTTATCAGCACGGAATTTCTGGATTCTGTGGCAGACTGTTCAAACTGGAAGGTCGTGGGCAACCTGCTCATTACGGGTGTTCCGGTTAAGGATTGCAAAGGCGAACAGATAGGGACCTTTATTTTTTCCACAGACCTGACCGAGCAGCAGGACATTATTTTCAAAGCGGGCATAATGCTTCTGGCCTCATTTATTTTTCTGCTCATTGTCCCCATTGTTGTTGCCTATTTTGTGCTGGGGTTTGCCGTGCTGGCCCCTGTGCACGAGATGATGCTGGCCCTCAACAGCATTGCAGAAGATGGCGCGATACTGACCAAACGCCTTAAGGACACCGCAAAGGATGAAATTGGGCGGCTGGCAAAGATGTTTAACCGGCTTATGGACAATATCGAAGCCGTGATGAGCGAAATTGAAGAATACAAAAATCTTATCAACGCTGTCCCTGACCCCATTTTCGGCATCGATAAAAGCCGCAGAATAACCATTGCCAACAAGGCCACAGAGCTGCTGCTCAAAAAGCCGTTCGAACTGTTTAGCGGAAAGTTCTGCTACGACTGTTTCAACTCCAGCGCCTGCGGTTCGATCGATTGCCCCATAGAGCAGTTGACCCTCGCCCCCAAGTTGCCCCGAAGCAGCATCATCGACATGGGTACAGAAGAAAAGCCGTACTTTGTCCAGCCCGTGAGCGAGACTCTCTACGACTGTCGCGGGCAAAACAAAGGCTATGCGGTTGTTGCCAAGAATGTGACCTCGCTGGTGCTCAAGGAGCAGGAGATAAACAAGCTGGCGTTTTATGACCAGCTCACCGGGCTGGCCAACAGGGGACTGATGGTTGACCATGTCAGGCAGGCCATTGCGGCATGTCAGCGTCAGGCCTGCCTGCACGCCCTGTTTTTTGTGGATATTGATGATTTTAAATCAATCAATGATACGCTGGGGCACGACCACGGCGACAAGGTGCTGCAGCAGATAGCGGCGCGGCTCAAGTCAGTGGTGCGCGAGGGTGATACGGTGGCCCGGTTTGGCGGCGACGAATTTGTGCTGCTGTCGCTCAATCTTTCTGAAGACATGCCCACCGCCGCAGCCCAGGCAGAGGTCATCAGCAAAAAAATTCTCAGCGCCATGCGTCTGCCGCTGCAGCTTGATACCATCAATTACCGCTGTTCGGGCAGCATCGGGCTTACCCTCTTTGGCAACAAACCAGTCTCGGTGGACGACCTGCTCAAACAGGCCGATCTTGCCATGTATCTGGCCAAAGAACGGGGAAAGGACACCGCGGTTTTCTTTGATCCGCTGTTGCAAACGGCCATGATGGAACGCAACGCCATGGAGTGCGACCTGAAGGATGCGGCCATGAACCTGTCGCAATTTTCACTGCACCACCAGCCGCAGGTAACGGCTGATGGACGGATAGTAGGCACAGAAGCCCTGCTGCGCTGGAACCACCCCCGCCGGGGCATGGTCATGCCAAACGACTTTATCAAGGCGGCGGAAGAAAACGGCCTGATTGTCGTCATTGGCGACTGGGTCTTGCAGATGGCCTGCGCCCAGCTGGCCCGGTGGTCTGACGACCCCCGGTTTTCGCACCTCACCGTGTCGGTTAACGTAAGCGCACGGCAGTTTTGCGAGGCGCACTTTGTTCAATCTGTGACCACCGCTGTTCAGCACTACGGCGTTGAACCCGGCAAACTCAAAATCGAACTTACCGAAAGCCAGCTTTCAACCAACGTGGAAGAAATTATTGGCAAAATGAACGACCTAAAAAGGCTCGGCATCACCTTTTCACTGGATGATTTCGGCACGGGGTATTCATCGCTGGCCTTTTTAAAACGGCTGCCGATTGATCAGGTCAAGATCGACAAATACTTTGTCATGGACCTGCTCGACGACCCTGACGATGCCGCCATCGCGGGCACCATCATGACACTTGCGGGCAGCCTTGGTCTTGAGACCATAGCAGAAGGGGTTGAGACCATGGAACAGGTGGAATTTTTGCAAAACCTTGGCTGCCAGATGTTTCAGGGCTACCTGTTCAGCCAGCCCCAGCCCGTTGATGCGTTTGAAAACTACGTGCGCACGGCTGGGCATGGCTCCCTGCAGGGGCTGTTTGCCCGGCCCTGA